The Anguilla anguilla isolate fAngAng1 chromosome 4, fAngAng1.pri, whole genome shotgun sequence genome has a window encoding:
- the LOC118225988 gene encoding zinc finger protein 664-like isoform X4 → MDSTDYTGMELRSTSIKSEETEESIERKNGYGMSREEELILYNIKEEKKEEGGERKIEVKREDGVKDEEVEAFDWKQGENKDEQREGDEITQTMDLDHGSGCPVISVQKGNPGESEVFSCSQCPFIHMEEAKLHQHIEKVHPEEHSSILRSGGNGAEDPLPPSSTHEHPTPPKTLPTPTQSHTGTPGAHTCPLCGRSFKSASNLATHQKIHTGERLHQCAQCGKSFTCKSHLTIHQRSHTGERPYQCSQCGKSFKSTTQFKHHQRTHTGERPFQCPTCGDRFTQPSSLRTHRRTHAAECLYHCAQCGRSFRHAGSLAVHRRVHTGERPYRCSRCGKSYSQLISLTVHRRTHAGELPHPCVRCGTGFESAAKLARHQEAHAGERPYPCSRCQKSFRCAHVLKAHLRIHTGERPFHCSHCGKSYRCAAYLRVHLRVHTGAFPFHCFGCGQGFRESQVLIEHQQNCTK, encoded by the exons ATGGACAGCACAGATTACACAGGGATGGAGCTGAGATCCACTTCAATTAAAAGtgaagagacagaggagagtATAGAGAGGAAGAATGGATATGGGATGAGCAGGGAGGAAGAACTCATTCTCTACAACATaaaggaagagaagaaggaggaagGTGGGGAGAGGAAGATTGAGGTGAAGAGGGAGGATGGTGTGAAAGATGAAGAAGTTGAGGCTTTTGACTGGAAACAAGGAGAAAATAAGGAtgaacagagggaaggggatgAAATAACACAGACCATGGATCTGGATCATGGAAGTGGATGTCCGGTCATCTCCGTCCAAAAAGGAAATCCAG GAGAGTCTGAGGTGTTTTCCTGCTCCCAGTGCCCATTCATTCACATGGAAGAAGCGAAGCTTCACCAGCACATTGAGAAGGTTCACCCAGAGGAGCACAGCAGCATTCTGAGGTCTGGAGGAAACGGAGCAGAGGACCCACTGCCTCCCAGCAGCACACATgagcaccccacaccccctaaAACACTCCCCACCCCGACACAGTCCCACACTGGCACTCCAGGGGCCCACACCTGCCCTCTATGTGGAAGAAGCTTCAAATCTGCATCAAACCTGGCAACACACCAGAAAATCCACACGGGGGAGCGCCTGCACCAGTGCGCCCAGTGCGGGAAGAGCTTCACCTGTAAGTCACACCTAACCATACACCAGCGCAGCCACACGGGGGAGCGCCCGTACCAGTGCTCCCAGTGCGGGAAGAGCTTCAAGTCCACCACGCAGTTCAAACATCATCAGCGAACTCACACGGGAGAGCGCCCGTTCCAGTGCCCCACGTGCGGGGACCGCTTCACTCAGCCGAGCAGCCTGCGGACGCACCGGCGGACTCACGCCGCCGAGTGCCTGTACCACTGCGCCCAGTGTGGGCGGAGCTTCCGGCACGCCGGCAGCCTGGCGGTGCACCGGCGCGTGCACACGGGCGAACGGCCCTACCGCTGCTCCCGGTGCGGGAAGAGCTACAGCCAGCTGATCAGCCTGACCGTGCACCGGCGGACCCACGCCGGGGAGCTCCCGCACCCCTGCGTCCGGTGCGGGACGGGTTTCGAGTCTGCGGCGAAACTGGCGAGGCACCAGGAGGCTCACGCCGGGGAGCGCCCGTACCCCTGCTCCCGCTGCCAGAAGAGCTTCAGGTGCGCGCACGTCCTGAAGGCGCACCTGAGGATCCACACGGGCGAGCGGCCGTTCCACTGCTCCCACTGCGGGAAGAGCTACAGGTGTGCGGCGTACCTGAGGGTCCACCTGAGGGTCCACACCGGCGCTTTCCCCTTCCACTGCTTCGGGTGTGGGCAGGGCTTCAGGGAGTCACAGGTGCTGATCGAGCACCAGCAGAACTGTACAAAGTAA
- the LOC118225995 gene encoding tripartite motif-containing protein 16-like, with product MLAGVVEKLKKTELQAAPPAHCYAGPGDVACDVCTGRKRKAVKSCLVCLVSYCETHLQPHYESPAFEKHKLVKATGNLQEKICSHHDKLLEVYCRTDQQCICYLCTMDEHRGHDTVSAAAERTEKQKQPGERESKFQQRIQEREKELQDLRQAVQSLKRSAQAAVEDSERIFTELIRSIERRRSEVKELIRDQEKAEVSRAEGLLERLEQEIAELRRRDAELEQFSHTEDHTHFLQSCQSPCAPPGPGDLPSITVSPLVSFAAVRKYVSELKERLEDVCKEELVKISYSVSVHVLEPLTREDFIEYSCPLTLDPNSAHRNLSLSEGNREVTCVEKIQSYPDHTERFDCWEQVLCREGLSGRCYWEVEWKGKGVSIAVSYKEISRKGEGGDCGMGANAKSWSLCCSPSSYTFWHNNGRIKVPLPPSSRIGVYLDHRAGTLSFYSVSDTMTLLHRVQTTFTQPLYPAFRVWSCSSSVKLCGLG from the exons ATGCTGGCTGGAGTGGTGGAAAAACTGAAGAAGACTGAACtccaagctgctcctcctgctcactgttacgctggacctggagacgtggcgtgtgatgtctgcactgggagaaagcGCAAAGCTGTGAAGTCCTGTCTGGTGTGCCTGGTGTCTTACTGTGAAACTCACCTCCAGCCTCACTATGAATCGCCTGCCTTTGAGAAGCACAAACTGGTCAAAGCCActggaaacctgcaggagaagatctgctCTCATCATGACAAACTGCTGGAGGTTTACTGTCGTACCGATCAGCAGTGTATCTGTTATCTGTGTACGATGGATGAACACAGAGGCCATGATAcagtctcagctgcagcagaaaggactgagaaacag AAGCAgccgggggagagagagagtaaattccagcagagaatccaggagagagagaaggagctgcaggatctgagacaggctgtgcagtcactcaag cgctctgcacaggcagcagtggaggacagtgagaggatctttactgagctgatccgctccattgagagaaggcgctctgaggtgaaagagctgatcagAGACCAGGAGAAGGCTGAAGTGAGTCGGGCTGAAGGACTCCTGGAgcgactggagcaggagattgctgagctgaggaggagagacgctgagctggagcagttttcacacacagaggatcacacccatttcctccag agctgtcagtctccctgtgcccctcctggtcctggagacttacccagcatcactgtcagtccACTCGTCTCTTTTGCGGCTGTGAGGAAATATGTCTCTGAGCTGAAAGAGCGACTGGAGGACGTCTGCAAGGAGGAGTTAGTCAAAATATCTTACTCAG tcAGTGTCCATGTTCTAGAGCCCCTGACCAGAGAAGACTTCATTGAAT ATTCCTGTCCGCTCACACTGGATCCCAACAGTGCTCACAGAAACCTcagtctgtctgaggggaacagagaggtgaCCTGTGTGGAAAAGATCCAGTCATATCCTGATCATACAGAGAGATTTGACTGTTGGGAgcaagtgctgtgcagagagggtctgtctggacgctgttactgggaggttGAGTGGAAAGGGAAGGGGGTTTCTATAGCAGTCTCATATAAagagatcagcaggaaaggagagggtgGTGACTGTGGGATGGGGGCCAACGCAAAGTCTTGGTCTTTGTGCTGCTCTCCCTCCAGTTACACTTTCTGGCACAATAACGGGCGCATTAaagttcctctccccccctcctccagaataggagtgtacctggatcacagggcaggaactctgtccttctacagcgtctctgacacaatgaccctcctgcacagagtccagaccacattcactcagcccctCTATCCTGCGTTCCGGGTGTGGTCTTGCAGCTCTTCTGTGAAACTGTGTGGTCTGGGATAA
- the LOC118225972 gene encoding E3 ubiquitin/ISG15 ligase TRIM25-like isoform X1: MADGGVLLDQDQFSCPICLDLLKGPVTIPCGHSYCMGCIKGYWDQDDYARAYSCPQCRQTFNPRPVLGRNTMLAEVVEKLKKTGFRAAPPANCYTSTGDVACDVCTGSKHNAIRSCLVCLASYCETHLQPHYESPAFQKHKLVKATGNLQEKICSHHNKVLQVYCRTDHQCICSLCRMDEHRGHDTVSAAAERTEKQKQLGKTQSKFQQRIQEREKELQDLRQAVQSLKCSAQAAVEDSEMVFTELISFIERRRSEVKDLIRDQEKAEVSRAERFLERLEQEIAELRRRDAELEQLSHTEDHIRFLRSCQSLCVPPGPADSPRTSVSPHISFEAVRKSVSELKERLEDVFKMEFVKVSGRGWWTNPAAESVFSHCKQHTVGGVRILELNTREDFLQYSCQLTLDPNTAYKYLRLSEGNRKVTRVAEIQSYPDHPDRFEYWPQVLCREGLTGCCYWEAEWSGEDGVSIAVSYKEIIRKGRGDDCHLGYNYKSWRLYCSPTSFSFRYNTETIKISVPPTFRVGVYLDHGAGTLSFYSISDTMTLLHRVQTIFTQPLYPGFGFHAGSSIKL, from the exons ATGGCCGATGGTGGAGTTTTACTGGATCAGGACCAGTTCAGCTGTCCAATCTGCCTGGATCTGCTGAAGGGTCCGGTGACTATTCCCTGTGGACACAGTTACTGTATGGGCTGTATTAAGGGCTACTGGGATCAGGATGATTATGCTCGTGCCTACAGCTGTCCGCAGTGCAGACAGACCTTCAACCCAAGGCCTGTTCTAGGCAGAAACACCATGCTGGCTGAagtggtggagaaactgaagaagacTGGATTCcgagctgctcctcctgctaaCTGTTACACTTCAACTGGAGACGTGGCGTGTGATGTCTGCACTGGGAGCAAGCACAACGCCATCAGGTCCTGTCTGGTGTGTCTGGCCTCTTACTGCGAAACTCACCTCCAGCCTCACTATGAATCTCCTGCCTTTCAGAAGCACAAACTGGTCAAAGCCActggaaacctgcaggagaagatctgctCTCATCACAACAAAGTTCTGCAGGTTTACTGTCGTACCGATCATCAGTGCATCTGTTCTCTGTGTCGGATGGATGAACACAGAGGCCATGATACAGTCTCGGCTGCAGCAgaaaggactgagaaacag AAACAGCTGGGAAAGACACAGAGTAAATTCCAGCAGagaatccaggagagagagaaggagctgcaggacctgagacaggctgtgcagtcactcaag tgctctgcacaggcagcagtggaggacagcGAGATGGTCTTTACTGAGCTGATCAGCTTCATTGAAAGAAGGCGCTCTGAGGTGAAAGATctgatcagagatcaggagaAGGCTGAAGTAAGTCGGGCTGAAAGATTCCTGGAAcgactggagcaggagattgctgagctgaggaggagagatgctgagctggagcagctttcacacacagaggatcacatccGTTTTCTCCGg agctgtcagtctctctgcgTCCCTCCTGGACCTGCAGACTCACCCAGAACCTCTGTTAGTCCACACATCTCTTTTGAGGCTGTGAGAAAATCTGTCTCTGAACTGAAAGAGCGACTGGAGGATGTTTTCAAGATGGAGTTCGTCAAAGTTTCTGGAAGAGGTTGGTGGACAAACCCTGCTGCAGAAAGTGTGTTTAGCCACTGCAAACAACACACTG TGGGAGGAGTCCGTATACTGGAGCTCAATACCAGAGAGGACTTCTTACAAT ATTCGTGTCAGCTCACTCTGGACCCCAACACAGCGTACAAATACCTccgtctgtctgaggggaacagaaagGTGACCCGTGTGGCAGAGATCCagtcatatcctgatcatccagacaGATTTGAATACTGGCCccaagtgctgtgcagagagggtctgACTGGatgctgttactgggaggctgagtggagtGGGGAGGATGGGGTTTCTATAGCAGTGTCATATAAAGAGATCATCAGGAAAGGGCGGGGTGATGACTGTCACCTGGGATATAATTACAAGTCCTGGAGATTGTACTGCTCTCCCACCAGTTTCTCTTTCAGGTACAATACTGAGACCATTAAAATCTCTGTCCCTCCTACCTTCCGAGTAGGAGTGTACCTGGATCACGGGGCaggaactctgtccttctacagcatctctgacacaatgaccctcctgcacagagtccagaccATATTCACTCAACCCCTCTATCCTGGGTTTGGGTTTCATGCTGGATCCTCCATAAAACTCTGA
- the LOC118225988 gene encoding zinc finger protein 2 homolog isoform X2, protein MDSTDYTGMELRSTSIKSEETEESIERKNGYGMSREEELILSNIKEEKEEEGGERNIEVKREDGVKDEEVEAFEWEQGEKRDEQREGDETTETMDLDHESGCPVISVQKGNPGESEVFACSQCPFIHMEEAKLHQHIEKVHPEEHSRILRSGGNGAEDPLPPSSTHEHPTPPKTLPTSTQSHTGTPGAHTCSHCGKSFRSKSRLTTHERIHTGERPYHCSQCGKGFRAVSHVRVHERVHTPELPNNCSQCGKSFSSKSSLRTHERIHTGERPYQCSQCGKSFNSLSYFTVHKRTHSGERPFHCSQCGKRFSESCGLTAHQRIHSGERPYLCSECGESFKSSSHLKLHQRNHTGERPYHCSQCGKSFKSSSHLTLHLRTHTGERPFHCSQCEKSFKCSSHLAEHQQTHTGERPHLCSQCGKSFRCKSYLTVHQRVHTGKRPHHCSQCGRSFRLAKHLRMHQRIHTGDHPFHCFQCGQGFKEAPALIEHQQNCTEMFPLC, encoded by the exons ATGGACAGCACAGATTACACAGGGATGGAGCTGAGATCCACTTCAATTAAAAGtgaagagacagaggagagtATAGAGAGGAAGAATGGATATGGGATGAGCAGGGAGGAAGAACTCATTCTCTCCAACAtaaaggaagagaaggaggaggaaggtggggaGAGGAACATTGAAGTGAAGAGGGAGGATGGTGTGAAAGATGAAGAAGTTGAGGCTTTTGAATGGGAACAAGGAGAAAAGAGGGAtgaacagagggaaggagatgaAACAACAGAGACCATGGATCTGGATCATGAAAGTGGATGTCCGGTCATCTCCGTCCAAAAAGGAAATCCAG GAGAGTCTGAGGTGTTTGCCTGCTCCCAGTGCCCATTCATTCACATGGAAGAAGCGAAGCTTCACCAGCACATTGAGAAGGTTCACCCAGAGGAGCACAGCAGGATTCTGAGGTCTGGAGGAAACGGAGCAGAGGACCCACTGCCTCCCAGCAGCACACATgagcaccccacaccccctaaAACACTCCCCACCTCGACACAGTCCCACACAGGCACTCCCGGGGCACACACCTGCTCCCACTGTGGGAAGAGCTTCAGATCTAAATCACGTCTGACGACACACGAGCGGATTCATACAGGAGAGCGCCCgtaccactgctcccagtgtgggaagggTTTCAGAGCTGTATCGCACGTGAGAGTTCATGAGCGAGTTCATACACCAGAACTCCCAAACAACTGctctcagtgtgggaagagcttttcATCTAAATCAAGCCTGAGGACGCATGAGCGAATTCATACTGGTGAACGGCCGTATCAGTGCTCCCAGTGTGGAAAGAGCTTCAATTCTCTGTCTTACTTCACTGTACACAAGCGAACTCATTCAGGAGAGCGTCCATTCCACTGCTCCCAGTGCGGGAAGCGCTTCAGTGAGTCATGTGGTCTTACCGCACACCAGCGAATTCATTCGGGAGAGCGCCCGTACCTCTGCTCGGAGTGTGGGGAGAGCTTCAAAAGTTCATCACACTTGAAACTGCACCAGCGAAACCATACAGGCGAGCGCCCgtaccactgctcccagtgtgggaagagcttcaaGAGTTCATCGCACTTGACACTGCACCTGCGAACCCATACAGGGGAGCGTCCGTTCCACTGCTCCCAGTGCGAGAAGAGCTTTAAATGTAGTTCTCACCTTGCGGAACACCAGCAGACCCACACGGGGGAACGACCGCACCTCTgttcccagtgtgggaagagcttcagGTGCAAGTCGTACCTGACAGTACACCAGCGGGTTCATACAGGGAAGCGCCCGCaccactgctcccagtgtgggagGAGCTTCAGATTGGCCAAGCATCTCAGAATGCACCAGAGGATACACACGGGAGATCACCCGTTCCACTGCTTCCAGTGTGGCCAGGGCTTCAAAGAGGCTCCAGCTCTGATTGAGCACCAGCAGAACTGTACAGAAATGTTCCCGCTGTGTTAG
- the LOC118225972 gene encoding tripartite motif-containing protein 16-like isoform X2 codes for MADGGVLLDQDQFSCPICLDLLKGPVTIPCGHSYCMGCIKGYWDQDDYARAYSCPQCRQTFNPRPVLGRNTMLAEVVEKLKKTGFRAAPPANCYTSTGDVACDVCTGSKHNAIRSCLVCLASYCETHLQPHYESPAFQKHKLVKATGNLQEKICSHHNKVLQVYCRTDHQCICSLCRMDEHRGHDTVSAAAERTEKQKQLGKTQSKFQQRIQEREKELQDLRQAVQSLKCSAQAAVEDSEMVFTELISFIERRRSEVKDLIRDQEKAEVSRAERFLERLEQEIAELRRRDAELEQLSHTEDHIRFLRSCQSLCVPPGPADSPRTSVSPHISFEAVRKSVSELKERLEDVFKMEFVKVSGRVGGVRILELNTREDFLQYSCQLTLDPNTAYKYLRLSEGNRKVTRVAEIQSYPDHPDRFEYWPQVLCREGLTGCCYWEAEWSGEDGVSIAVSYKEIIRKGRGDDCHLGYNYKSWRLYCSPTSFSFRYNTETIKISVPPTFRVGVYLDHGAGTLSFYSISDTMTLLHRVQTIFTQPLYPGFGFHAGSSIKL; via the exons ATGGCCGATGGTGGAGTTTTACTGGATCAGGACCAGTTCAGCTGTCCAATCTGCCTGGATCTGCTGAAGGGTCCGGTGACTATTCCCTGTGGACACAGTTACTGTATGGGCTGTATTAAGGGCTACTGGGATCAGGATGATTATGCTCGTGCCTACAGCTGTCCGCAGTGCAGACAGACCTTCAACCCAAGGCCTGTTCTAGGCAGAAACACCATGCTGGCTGAagtggtggagaaactgaagaagacTGGATTCcgagctgctcctcctgctaaCTGTTACACTTCAACTGGAGACGTGGCGTGTGATGTCTGCACTGGGAGCAAGCACAACGCCATCAGGTCCTGTCTGGTGTGTCTGGCCTCTTACTGCGAAACTCACCTCCAGCCTCACTATGAATCTCCTGCCTTTCAGAAGCACAAACTGGTCAAAGCCActggaaacctgcaggagaagatctgctCTCATCACAACAAAGTTCTGCAGGTTTACTGTCGTACCGATCATCAGTGCATCTGTTCTCTGTGTCGGATGGATGAACACAGAGGCCATGATACAGTCTCGGCTGCAGCAgaaaggactgagaaacag AAACAGCTGGGAAAGACACAGAGTAAATTCCAGCAGagaatccaggagagagagaaggagctgcaggacctgagacaggctgtgcagtcactcaag tgctctgcacaggcagcagtggaggacagcGAGATGGTCTTTACTGAGCTGATCAGCTTCATTGAAAGAAGGCGCTCTGAGGTGAAAGATctgatcagagatcaggagaAGGCTGAAGTAAGTCGGGCTGAAAGATTCCTGGAAcgactggagcaggagattgctgagctgaggaggagagatgctgagctggagcagctttcacacacagaggatcacatccGTTTTCTCCGg agctgtcagtctctctgcgTCCCTCCTGGACCTGCAGACTCACCCAGAACCTCTGTTAGTCCACACATCTCTTTTGAGGCTGTGAGAAAATCTGTCTCTGAACTGAAAGAGCGACTGGAGGATGTTTTCAAGATGGAGTTCGTCAAAGTTTCTGGAAGAG TGGGAGGAGTCCGTATACTGGAGCTCAATACCAGAGAGGACTTCTTACAAT ATTCGTGTCAGCTCACTCTGGACCCCAACACAGCGTACAAATACCTccgtctgtctgaggggaacagaaagGTGACCCGTGTGGCAGAGATCCagtcatatcctgatcatccagacaGATTTGAATACTGGCCccaagtgctgtgcagagagggtctgACTGGatgctgttactgggaggctgagtggagtGGGGAGGATGGGGTTTCTATAGCAGTGTCATATAAAGAGATCATCAGGAAAGGGCGGGGTGATGACTGTCACCTGGGATATAATTACAAGTCCTGGAGATTGTACTGCTCTCCCACCAGTTTCTCTTTCAGGTACAATACTGAGACCATTAAAATCTCTGTCCCTCCTACCTTCCGAGTAGGAGTGTACCTGGATCACGGGGCaggaactctgtccttctacagcatctctgacacaatgaccctcctgcacagagtccagaccATATTCACTCAACCCCTCTATCCTGGGTTTGGGTTTCATGCTGGATCCTCCATAAAACTCTGA
- the LOC118225988 gene encoding zinc finger protein 664-like isoform X3 yields MKTEPAMESTDYLGVESRSSLIKSEDVEESIEEKNGYGMNREELILSNIKEEEEEGGERQSGEVKREAGVKDEEGDEMEQTSKTGRGLKKRTSNCKQQEEGGSSCLVTSCLLKQPRVPSPGSPVISFSKGESEVFSCSQCPFIHMEEAKLHQHIEKVHPEEHSSILRSGGNGAEDPLPPSSTHEHPTPPKTLPTPTQSHTGTPGAHTCPLCGRSFKSASNLATHQKIHTGERLHQCAQCGKSFTCKSHLTIHQRSHTGERPYQCSQCGKSFKSTTQFKHHQRTHTGERPFQCPTCGDRFTQPSSLRTHRRTHAAECLYHCAQCGRSFRHAGSLAVHRRVHTGERPYRCSRCGKSYSQLISLTVHRRTHAGELPHPCVRCGTGFESAAKLARHQEAHAGERPYPCSRCQKSFRCAHVLKAHLRIHTGERPFHCSHCGKSYRCAAYLRVHLRVHTGAFPFHCFGCGQGFRESQVLIEHQQNCTK; encoded by the exons ATGAAGACAGAACCTGCGATGGAAAGCACAGATTACCTGGGGGTGGAGTCGAGATCCAGTTTAATTAAAAGTGAAGACGTAGAGGAGAGTATAGAAGAGAAGAATGGATATGGGATGAACAGGGAAGAACTCATTCTCTCCAACataaaggaagaggaggaggaaggtggggaGAGGCAGAGTGGGGAGGTGAAGAGGGAGGCTGGTGTGAAAGATGAAGAGGGGGATGAAATGGAACAAACCTCTAAAACCGGCAGAGGGCTGAAAAAAAGGACATCAAACTGCAAGCAACAGGAAGAGGGGGGCTCATCATGTttggtcacttcctgtctgctcaAGCAGCCTAGAGTGCCCTCCCCTGGATCTCCCGTTATCTCCTTCAGTAAAG GAGAGTCTGAGGTGTTTTCCTGCTCCCAGTGCCCATTCATTCACATGGAAGAAGCGAAGCTTCACCAGCACATTGAGAAGGTTCACCCAGAGGAGCACAGCAGCATTCTGAGGTCTGGAGGAAACGGAGCAGAGGACCCACTGCCTCCCAGCAGCACACATgagcaccccacaccccctaaAACACTCCCCACCCCGACACAGTCCCACACTGGCACTCCAGGGGCCCACACCTGCCCTCTATGTGGAAGAAGCTTCAAATCTGCATCAAACCTGGCAACACACCAGAAAATCCACACGGGGGAGCGCCTGCACCAGTGCGCCCAGTGCGGGAAGAGCTTCACCTGTAAGTCACACCTAACCATACACCAGCGCAGCCACACGGGGGAGCGCCCGTACCAGTGCTCCCAGTGCGGGAAGAGCTTCAAGTCCACCACGCAGTTCAAACATCATCAGCGAACTCACACGGGAGAGCGCCCGTTCCAGTGCCCCACGTGCGGGGACCGCTTCACTCAGCCGAGCAGCCTGCGGACGCACCGGCGGACTCACGCCGCCGAGTGCCTGTACCACTGCGCCCAGTGTGGGCGGAGCTTCCGGCACGCCGGCAGCCTGGCGGTGCACCGGCGCGTGCACACGGGCGAACGGCCCTACCGCTGCTCCCGGTGCGGGAAGAGCTACAGCCAGCTGATCAGCCTGACCGTGCACCGGCGGACCCACGCCGGGGAGCTCCCGCACCCCTGCGTCCGGTGCGGGACGGGTTTCGAGTCTGCGGCGAAACTGGCGAGGCACCAGGAGGCTCACGCCGGGGAGCGCCCGTACCCCTGCTCCCGCTGCCAGAAGAGCTTCAGGTGCGCGCACGTCCTGAAGGCGCACCTGAGGATCCACACGGGCGAGCGGCCGTTCCACTGCTCCCACTGCGGGAAGAGCTACAGGTGTGCGGCGTACCTGAGGGTCCACCTGAGGGTCCACACCGGCGCTTTCCCCTTCCACTGCTTCGGGTGTGGGCAGGGCTTCAGGGAGTCACAGGTGCTGATCGAGCACCAGCAGAACTGTACAAAGTAA
- the LOC118225988 gene encoding zinc finger protein 501-like isoform X5, with protein MDSTDYTGMELRSTSIKSEETEESIERKNGYGMSREEELILYNIKEEKKEEGGERKIEVKREDGVKDEEVEAFDWKQGENKDEQREGDEITQTMDLDHGSGCPVISVQKGNPGKSEVFSCSQCPFIHMEEAKIHQHIEKVHPEEHSRILRSGGNGAEDPLPPSSTHEHPTPPKTLPTPTQSHTGTPGAHTCSHCGKTFRYKSRLTTHERNHTGERPYHCSQCGKSFKSSSHLTTHLRSHIMERPFHCSLCEKSFKCSSHLAEHQQTHRGERPHLCSRCGKSFRYKSGLAVHQRVHTGKRPYHCSECLRSFKCSSELKDHHRTHGGERPHLCSQCGKSFRCKSYLAVHQRVHTGERPYPCPQCGRSFICLGQLTRHQQSHRAAHPYHCSACGKTFRLAKHLRMHQRIHTGDHPFHCFQCGQGFKEASALIGHQQNCTEMFPLC; from the exons ATGGACAGCACAGATTACACAGGGATGGAGCTGAGATCCACTTCAATTAAAAGtgaagagacagaggagagtATAGAGAGGAAGAATGGATATGGGATGAGCAGGGAGGAAGAACTCATTCTCTACAACATaaaggaagagaagaaggaggaagGTGGGGAGAGGAAGATTGAGGTGAAGAGGGAGGATGGTGTGAAAGATGAAGAAGTTGAGGCTTTTGACTGGAAACAAGGAGAAAATAAGGAtgaacagagggaaggggatgAAATAACACAGACCATGGATCTGGATCATGGAAGTGGATGTCCGGTCATCTCCGTCCAAAAAGGAAATCCAG GAAAGTCTGAGGTGTTTTCCTGCTCCCAGTGCCCATTCATTCACATGGAAGAAGCAAAGATTCACCAGCACATTGAGAAGGTTCACCCAGAGGAGCACAGCAGGATTCTGAGGTCTGGAGGAAACGGAGCAGAGGACCCACTGCCTCCCAGCAGCACACATgagcaccccacaccccctaaAACACTCCCCACCCCGACACAGTCCCACACAGGCACTCCAGGGGCCCACACCTGCTCCCACTGTGGAAAGACCTTCAGATATAAATCACGTCTGACGACACACGAGCGAAACCATACAGGAGAGCGCCCgtaccactgctcccagtgtgggaagagcttcaaGAGTTCATCGCACTTGACAACGCACCTGCGATCCCATATAATGGAGCGTCCGTTCCACTGCTCCCTGTGCGAGAAGAGCTTTAAATGTAGTTCTCACCTTGCGGAACACCAGCAGACCCACAGGGGGGAACGACCGCACCTCTGTTCCcggtgtgggaagagcttcagGTACAAGTCGGGCCTCGCGGTGCACCAGCGGGTTCATACAGGGAAGCGCCCGTACCACTGCTCCGAGTGTTTAAGGAGCTTTAAATGTAGTTCTGAGCTGAAGGATCACCACCGGACCCACGGCGGGGAACGACCGCACCTCTgttcccagtgtgggaagagcttcagGTGCAAGTCGTACCTGGCGGTACACCAGCGGGTTCATACGGGGGAGCGCCCGTACCCATGCCCGCAGTGTGGGAGGAGCTTCATATGTCTTGGGCAGCTGACGCGTCATCAGCAGTCTCACCGGGCCGCGCACCCGTACCACTGCTCAGCCTGCGGAAAGACCTTCAGATTGGCCAAGCATCTCAGAATGCACCAGAGGATACACACGGGAGATCACCCGTTCCACTGCTTCCAGTGTGGCCAGGGCTTCAAAGAGGCTTCAGCTCTGATTGGGCACCAGCAGAACTGTACAGAAATGTTCCCGCTGTGTTAG